Proteins found in one Streptococcus iniae genomic segment:
- a CDS encoding ABC transporter ATP-binding protein, which yields MVSLIIDYIKKNKKIYLVIAISLVIYDASLVVPTKIIQSLIDQMTKSSFTSQVLWSHLAILIFATTINYGTAYLWHVNLFQEAVHFKFNLQQRAFKKLVHMRTPYYEKFRSGDMMTRFSTDVEALMVFIGYGLMIVLYAGGMIAFIIPTMFVISFKMSVIGMIPILMTVIATYLISKKQEELVEKARDAISNLSDEVLETVEGIQVMRAYGQKDNQYRHFSKKAQALADRWNHIASYNALYFPIFNTMIALSEMLILALGLSEIKNGHVTLGQVIALQLYLVSLVEPFAMLSDFILVYQTGKNSFGKVNELIESGDDMEKDGKQILDGFKKIELLNYSFSYANAQDASLQQVTLQVKKGQTLGIVGKTGSGKTTLVKQFLRQYPLGKGKFIVNGEDFKNFKRKSVEEQVAYVPQEHILFSKTVSENIAFGTKNPSYQDIAEAIATADFTKDLKHMPKGLETQIGERGLSISGGQKQRVSIARAFLPKSDLLILDDSLSAVDAKTETKIIANIQKVRKNKTTFIVSHRLSAVQHADWVIVLEQGRISEEGTPDDLLKKKGWYYEQYQRQQAQED from the coding sequence ATGGTATCCTTAATTATTGATTATATAAAGAAAAATAAAAAAATCTATTTAGTAATTGCTATTAGTTTAGTTATTTATGACGCTTCTTTAGTAGTGCCAACAAAAATTATCCAAAGTTTGATTGATCAAATGACAAAGAGTAGTTTCACTAGTCAGGTACTTTGGTCTCATCTCGCTATTTTAATATTTGCCACTACAATTAATTATGGAACTGCCTATTTGTGGCATGTAAATCTTTTTCAAGAGGCCGTTCATTTTAAATTTAATCTTCAACAAAGGGCATTTAAAAAATTAGTTCACATGAGAACACCATACTATGAGAAGTTTCGATCAGGAGATATGATGACACGTTTTTCAACAGACGTTGAAGCCTTGATGGTTTTCATTGGTTATGGTTTAATGATTGTTTTATATGCCGGTGGGATGATTGCTTTTATTATTCCCACGATGTTTGTAATATCATTTAAGATGAGTGTTATTGGTATGATACCAATTTTAATGACTGTTATAGCAACCTATCTGATTTCAAAAAAACAAGAAGAACTCGTTGAAAAAGCAAGAGATGCTATTTCAAATCTTAGTGATGAAGTGCTTGAAACCGTCGAAGGTATCCAAGTGATGAGGGCATATGGTCAAAAAGATAATCAGTATCGGCATTTTTCAAAAAAAGCACAGGCACTGGCAGATAGATGGAATCATATCGCATCATACAATGCATTGTATTTTCCAATATTTAATACAATGATTGCCTTAAGTGAAATGCTTATATTAGCCTTGGGATTATCTGAAATCAAAAATGGACATGTTACATTAGGACAAGTCATAGCTTTACAATTGTATTTAGTATCATTGGTCGAACCTTTTGCCATGTTATCAGACTTTATTTTAGTTTATCAAACTGGTAAGAATTCATTTGGAAAAGTAAATGAATTAATTGAAAGTGGTGATGATATGGAAAAAGATGGCAAGCAAATCTTGGATGGTTTTAAAAAGATAGAACTTTTAAACTATTCTTTTAGCTATGCAAATGCACAGGATGCAAGTTTACAGCAAGTGACTCTACAAGTAAAAAAAGGGCAGACCTTAGGTATTGTTGGAAAGACAGGATCAGGTAAAACAACATTAGTTAAACAATTCCTTAGACAATACCCTTTAGGGAAGGGTAAATTTATCGTCAATGGCGAAGATTTTAAGAATTTTAAACGCAAAAGTGTGGAAGAACAAGTAGCTTATGTCCCTCAAGAGCATATCTTGTTTTCTAAAACTGTTTCTGAAAATATTGCTTTTGGAACTAAAAATCCAAGTTACCAAGATATTGCAGAAGCGATTGCTACAGCGGATTTCACTAAAGATTTAAAACATATGCCAAAAGGTTTAGAGACCCAAATTGGAGAAAGAGGATTGTCTATCTCAGGAGGTCAAAAACAACGGGTATCTATTGCAAGAGCCTTTTTGCCCAAGTCTGATTTATTAATTTTAGATGATTCCTTATCTGCTGTGGATGCTAAAACAGAAACAAAAATTATCGCAAATATTCAAAAGGTTAGGAAAAATAAAACGACATTTATCGTCAGCCACCGATTATCTGCTGTTCAACATGCAGATTGGGTTATCGTTTTAGAGCAGGGGCGTATCAGCGAAGAAGGCACCCCTGATGACCTTTTAAAGAAAAAAGGTTGGTATTATGAACAATATCAACGGCAACAAGCACAGGAGGACTAA
- a CDS encoding surface-anchored 5'-nucleotidase: MKKHIVLKSSILTVMAGMSILVTSVQADQVDVQILGVNDFHGALDQTGSAYMPAPEGKVSGAGTAAQLDAYMDKANEDFKQASPDGTSIRVQAGDMVGASPANSGLLQDEPTVKVFNEMGVEYGTLGNNEFDEGLAEYNRIMTGKAPAADSTINEITKNYTHVPSSQTIVISNVIDKTTKEIPYNWKPYAIKNIPVNNTSVNIGFIGVVTTEIPNLVLRKNYEQYEFLDEAQTIVKYAKELKNQNVNAIVILAHIPAISTDGVVGSDVAAIMEKVNKLYPENSIDIIFAGHNHQYTNGTIGTTRVVQAVSQGKAYADVRGKLDTTTQDFVETPTAKVLAVAPKKLAGSPDIQAIVDEANKIVATVTTKQIGTAANSEMISKTANKDNESALGNLVTSAQLAVARETYPDVDFAMTNNGGIRSDLIVSKGNSITWGAAQAVQPFGNILQVVELTGQDIYDVLNEQYDEDQKYFLQMSGLKYTFTTSESGDPSKPFKVVRAFTDKGVAIDPKASYKVVVNDFLFGGGDGFATFRKGKLIGAINPDTEVFIKYIKDKEAKHETIAADFLGIKTFVTSTVESSKTSDDMGHHDIVKRVYRDRDGHIVDEEIISDLVTPNPQSPTKQTALASPQALAKTSTMAKKQELPHTGSKENQAGLLSMLGLVTLFFAKVSKKKEEN; this comes from the coding sequence ATGAAAAAGCATATTGTTTTAAAAAGTAGTATTTTAACTGTTATGGCAGGAATGTCTATCCTTGTAACGTCAGTTCAAGCTGATCAGGTTGATGTTCAAATTCTAGGTGTCAACGATTTCCACGGTGCTCTTGATCAGACTGGATCAGCTTATATGCCAGCACCTGAGGGAAAAGTTTCTGGCGCTGGTACTGCCGCTCAGCTTGATGCTTACATGGATAAAGCTAATGAAGACTTTAAACAAGCTAGCCCTGATGGAACAAGTATCCGGGTTCAAGCCGGCGATATGGTTGGGGCCAGTCCTGCAAACTCTGGATTATTACAAGATGAACCAACGGTAAAAGTTTTTAATGAAATGGGCGTTGAATATGGCACACTGGGAAATAATGAATTTGACGAAGGATTAGCTGAATACAACCGTATTATGACAGGAAAAGCACCTGCTGCTGATTCAACCATTAATGAGATAACTAAAAACTACACACATGTTCCATCTAGTCAAACCATCGTCATTTCAAATGTTATTGACAAAACAACTAAAGAAATTCCTTATAACTGGAAACCATATGCCATTAAAAACATTCCCGTAAATAACACTTCAGTTAATATTGGTTTTATTGGGGTAGTAACAACTGAAATCCCAAACCTTGTTTTAAGAAAAAATTATGAACAATATGAATTTTTAGATGAAGCACAAACCATTGTTAAATACGCCAAAGAATTAAAGAATCAAAACGTAAATGCTATTGTTATTCTTGCTCATATCCCTGCTATTAGCACTGATGGTGTTGTTGGAAGTGATGTTGCAGCAATTATGGAAAAAGTCAATAAACTTTATCCTGAAAACAGTATTGATATTATTTTTGCTGGCCACAATCACCAGTACACTAATGGAACAATTGGAACAACACGTGTTGTTCAAGCTGTATCACAAGGTAAAGCTTATGCTGATGTTCGTGGTAAATTAGACACAACCACACAAGATTTCGTTGAAACACCAACTGCTAAAGTTCTTGCTGTTGCTCCTAAAAAACTTGCAGGAAGTCCTGATATTCAAGCTATTGTTGATGAAGCTAACAAAATAGTTGCAACAGTAACAACTAAGCAAATCGGAACAGCTGCCAATTCAGAAATGATTTCTAAAACAGCTAATAAAGACAATGAATCTGCTCTTGGAAATTTGGTAACAAGTGCTCAACTAGCAGTTGCCAGAGAAACCTATCCAGATGTCGACTTTGCCATGACAAACAACGGAGGCATTCGTTCTGACCTTATTGTCTCTAAAGGTAATTCAATCACTTGGGGGGCTGCACAAGCAGTACAACCATTCGGCAATATTTTACAAGTTGTCGAACTCACTGGCCAAGATATTTATGATGTTTTAAACGAACAATATGACGAAGACCAAAAATACTTCCTTCAAATGTCTGGCTTAAAATACACCTTCACAACTAGTGAATCTGGAGATCCCTCTAAACCATTTAAAGTTGTTCGTGCATTCACTGACAAAGGGGTAGCGATTGATCCCAAAGCTAGCTATAAGGTTGTTGTTAATGACTTCTTATTCGGTGGTGGAGATGGCTTTGCTACTTTCCGAAAAGGAAAACTTATCGGTGCTATTAATCCTGACACTGAAGTCTTCATTAAATACATTAAAGATAAAGAAGCAAAACACGAAACAATTGCTGCTGATTTTTTAGGCATTAAAACTTTCGTTACATCTACTGTTGAAAGTTCAAAAACAAGTGATGATATGGGGCACCATGATATTGTCAAACGTGTTTATCGTGACCGTGATGGTCACATTGTCGATGAGGAAATCATTTCTGATTTAGTCACTCCAAATCCACAATCACCTACTAAGCAGACAGCTCTTGCTAGCCCTCAAGCTCTTGCCAAAACAAGCACAATGGCTAAGAAACAAGAATTACCACATACTGGTAGCAAAGAAAATCAAGCTGGACTACTATCTATGCTTGGTCTTGTAACACTATTCTTTGCCAAAGTAAGCAAGAAAAAAGAAGAAAACTAA